One Desulfatiglans anilini DSM 4660 DNA window includes the following coding sequences:
- a CDS encoding NADP-dependent malic enzyme translates to MTYDAEALRYHEEPRPGKIEVIPSKPCLTQTDLSLAYTPGVAAPCLRIEQDPDASFNYTTRGNLVAVITNGTAVLGLGNIGPLAGKPVMEGKAVLFKRFADIDVFDIELDTRDPDEFIRTVKLLEPTFGGINLEDIRAPDCFYIEERLTEMMSIPVFHDDQHGTAIISGAALLNACELAGRPLEESRIVVNGAGAAGIACARMYVELGARRENILLVDSKGVIYKGREEGMNPYKEAFAGETPIRTLQQAVIGAHALVGVSTEGAFDADLLAGMAKDPIIFALANPEPEIGYYEAKAARADAIVATGRSDYPNQVNNVLCFPFLFRGALDVRATTINASMKVAAVRALAGLAREDVPDSVIRAYGGRPIRFGPDYLIPKPLDLRVLLTVAPAVAKAAVESGAARISLPAEPDYVQILESRLGAEREILHKVAVQAQQDPRRIVLPEGDNPVILRAAHEVAREGIARPLLLGNEEKIRSLARELQVSLEGVEILDNFKSPLYDRFVDVLFEKRARKGWSLEETRRQLRSRFVFGAAMVLEGYVDGQVHGISRSYPDAIRPVLQVIPRRSNISKVSGSYLLILKGRTLLLADTTVNFHPSAEDLAEIALLASEQAAFFDINPRIAMVSFSNFGSTRHPDARVAEEAVKLCRQKKPDMVIDGEMQVDTALSEEIVKRLYPFCRLGGPANVLIFPNLDAGNAAFKLLEYAGGAKAVGPLLMGLSKPFNVLQRSSDMENVVHVIAITVAQAQEMKVQEGKGDDPGLDEGTAQGGQRFGGA, encoded by the coding sequence ATGACTTACGACGCGGAGGCACTGCGTTATCATGAGGAACCAAGGCCGGGGAAGATCGAGGTCATCCCGAGCAAACCGTGTCTGACCCAGACGGATCTGAGCCTGGCCTATACGCCCGGGGTCGCCGCGCCCTGCCTGCGCATCGAGCAGGACCCGGACGCCTCTTTCAACTACACCACCCGCGGCAATCTGGTGGCGGTCATTACCAACGGGACGGCGGTTCTGGGCCTGGGGAATATCGGCCCGCTGGCCGGCAAGCCGGTGATGGAAGGGAAAGCGGTCCTGTTCAAGCGGTTTGCCGACATCGATGTCTTCGATATCGAACTCGACACGCGCGACCCCGACGAGTTCATCCGGACCGTCAAGCTCCTCGAGCCGACCTTTGGGGGGATCAACCTCGAAGACATCCGGGCCCCCGATTGCTTTTACATCGAGGAGCGGCTCACCGAGATGATGTCCATCCCGGTGTTCCATGACGACCAGCACGGAACGGCCATCATTTCGGGGGCGGCCTTGCTCAATGCGTGCGAGCTCGCAGGGCGTCCGCTGGAAGAGAGCCGGATCGTCGTCAACGGCGCCGGCGCCGCGGGGATCGCCTGCGCCAGGATGTATGTGGAACTCGGTGCCAGGAGAGAAAATATCCTGCTGGTCGATTCGAAAGGCGTTATCTACAAGGGCCGGGAGGAGGGGATGAACCCTTACAAAGAAGCCTTTGCAGGCGAGACGCCGATTCGGACCCTGCAGCAAGCCGTCATAGGGGCTCACGCCCTGGTCGGGGTCTCGACGGAAGGGGCCTTCGACGCAGACCTCCTGGCCGGGATGGCGAAAGATCCGATCATCTTCGCCCTGGCGAACCCGGAGCCGGAGATCGGCTACTATGAGGCGAAGGCTGCCCGTGCGGATGCGATCGTCGCGACGGGCAGGTCCGACTATCCGAATCAGGTCAACAATGTGCTGTGTTTCCCCTTTCTGTTCCGCGGCGCCCTCGATGTGCGCGCGACTACGATCAACGCGTCGATGAAGGTCGCGGCTGTTCGCGCCCTGGCTGGGCTGGCCCGTGAAGACGTGCCGGATTCCGTCATTCGAGCTTACGGAGGGCGCCCGATTCGCTTCGGACCGGATTACCTCATTCCGAAGCCCCTGGATCTGCGCGTGCTTCTCACGGTGGCTCCGGCCGTGGCGAAGGCCGCCGTCGAAAGCGGCGCAGCCCGGATCAGCCTGCCCGCAGAGCCTGATTATGTCCAGATCCTCGAATCGCGCCTGGGCGCCGAGCGGGAGATCCTCCACAAGGTGGCGGTCCAGGCCCAGCAGGACCCCCGGCGGATCGTCCTTCCGGAGGGGGATAACCCGGTCATCCTGCGGGCCGCGCACGAGGTCGCCCGCGAGGGCATTGCGAGGCCGCTGCTCCTCGGGAACGAGGAGAAGATCCGGTCATTGGCCCGCGAACTGCAGGTCTCGCTGGAGGGTGTGGAGATCTTGGACAACTTCAAGAGCCCGCTTTACGACCGGTTCGTCGATGTGCTTTTCGAGAAGCGGGCCCGCAAGGGGTGGTCCTTGGAGGAGACCCGCCGTCAGTTGAGGAGCCGTTTCGTTTTCGGGGCGGCGATGGTGCTCGAAGGATATGTGGACGGACAGGTCCACGGCATCAGCCGCTCCTATCCGGATGCGATCCGCCCGGTTCTGCAGGTGATTCCGAGGCGGTCGAATATATCCAAGGTTTCGGGCAGCTACCTCCTCATTCTTAAGGGGCGGACGCTGCTTCTTGCCGATACGACGGTGAATTTTCACCCCTCGGCGGAGGACCTCGCGGAGATTGCGCTGCTCGCTTCGGAGCAGGCGGCCTTCTTTGACATCAATCCCCGGATCGCCATGGTCTCCTTTTCCAACTTCGGCAGTACCCGGCATCCAGATGCCAGGGTTGCCGAAGAGGCGGTGAAGCTCTGCCGGCAAAAGAAGCCGGATATGGTGATAGACGGAGAGATGCAGGTGGATACCGCCCTTTCGGAGGAGATCGTCAAACGGCTCTACCCCTTCTGCCGGCTCGGGGGGCCGGCGAACGTGCTCATTTTTCCCAATCTGGACGCGGGGAACGCCGCCTTCAAGCTGCTCGAATACGCCGGCGGCGCGAAGGCCGTGGGCCCGCTGCTGATGGGGCTCAGCAAGCCCTTCAACGTCCTTCAGCGCAGCAGCGACATGGAAAATGTCGTCCATGTCATCGCCATCACGGTCGCACAGGCGCAGGAAATGAAGGTGCAGGAAGGAAAAGGGGATGATCCGGGGCTGGACGAAGGCACAGCCCAAGGCGGTCAGCGGTTTGGAGGGGCTTGA
- a CDS encoding IPTL-CTERM sorting domain-containing protein, producing the protein MRFRCGFTGGIWSKAPLIVVAALMFIFSAGVASADVFIDTFQTTQTISTDELGPEPDGGGWHPTSGPGILGGTREMRLDCTAISLNNFTMNVGSGFFTYNQASTVQGWGEVRWAGMTSLDLTEEGNAIEIDLTSDQVSSLILTINGSSMASIALADTNVVQSFTILFSSFSDPSAFQGVDSILMRIPQSNSSSETDITIQRLEIVCIAEEPGISVSANPNPIPFDQSTSQLCWQADGATRVELSGPGLYQEYTQNLDQQNCIDVIPGNYVVTAWNECASNVRNITITKQGAPPPVDDDYPIVSPNPLNVPTLSQWGMLIFAGLMGLSGIRYISGRGKRRKK; encoded by the coding sequence ATGAGATTCAGATGCGGATTTACAGGTGGAATATGGAGCAAAGCGCCCCTCATCGTGGTCGCTGCCTTAATGTTCATCTTTTCAGCCGGGGTGGCCAGTGCTGACGTCTTTATCGACACGTTTCAGACGACTCAAACGATTTCAACCGATGAACTTGGCCCGGAGCCAGATGGCGGCGGCTGGCATCCTACTTCGGGGCCGGGCATCCTTGGCGGAACCCGAGAGATGCGTCTAGATTGCACCGCAATTTCCCTTAACAATTTTACGATGAATGTTGGAAGCGGCTTTTTCACCTATAACCAGGCTTCTACTGTTCAAGGTTGGGGCGAAGTGCGATGGGCTGGAATGACATCGCTTGATTTAACGGAAGAGGGTAATGCTATAGAGATCGATCTTACCAGTGATCAGGTGTCCAGTCTGATTCTTACAATCAACGGAAGCAGCATGGCATCTATCGCATTAGCCGACACAAATGTTGTGCAGTCTTTTACCATCTTATTTTCCAGTTTCAGCGATCCTTCTGCCTTTCAGGGTGTAGACAGTATCCTGATGCGTATTCCTCAATCAAACAGTTCCTCTGAGACGGACATCACCATTCAGCGTCTCGAGATCGTTTGTATCGCTGAGGAGCCTGGAATTTCAGTAAGTGCAAATCCCAATCCCATTCCTTTTGATCAGAGCACTTCTCAACTTTGCTGGCAGGCAGACGGCGCGACTCGCGTGGAACTGAGCGGGCCGGGGCTGTACCAGGAATATACGCAGAATTTAGACCAGCAGAACTGCATCGATGTCATCCCGGGAAATTACGTCGTGACGGCTTGGAACGAGTGTGCGTCCAATGTGAGGAATATCACCATCACCAAACAAGGTGCGCCGCCGCCGGTAGATGACGATTATCCCATTGTGTCGCCAAATCCATTGAACGTGCCGACCCTGTCTCAGTGGGGCATGCTCATTTTTGCCGGTCTCATGGGCCTGAGCGGCATACGTTATATTTCCGGCCGGGGAAAACGCAGGAAAAAATAG
- a CDS encoding BMP family lipoprotein produces MKVKHVVYSLLFASLVFLVPVGNSPAQNPTPLKVVLVFDIGGRGDGGFNDAAHRGLEKAVAELGVEAVYVDQERRLDRDHAVDAAAASDVDLIIGVGFAFSEKLNQLALKFPRKTFVCVDYSMRRDDKGRPMPLPPNLAGLVFREEEGSYLVGAVAALTSKTGTIGFIGGMDNAIIRRFQAGYLAGARAGRPDILVLSKYAGITGAAFNDPDKGYQIAHRMYQEGADIIYHASGGTGAGLFRAAKETNRLAIGVDVDQSAQAPGLVLTSMLKHIDVAVFESVKARAEGRFSGGLKTFGLKEKGVGFVYDDQNQKLIPSEAYHTALSLQQRIVTGELTVPDSTDERLLLSREELQELLVQLQSEVTDALEKIDGDLMQSAKALAGEDLTGDAARGVLRKVYADNPYIIDCETVSPEGIMVAVEPPGHRASEGSDISAQTHMVRLFKTHEPVLSDSFRSVEGPQAAVIHHPVFAFDLRFMGSVSALFAPEYLLSGIIGPVSSNLPVDIFLMQTDGLIIYDVDAAQIGRNLFTDALYQPFPELVALGEKIASTPDGEGVYSFYLKEGKIPVKKTAFWRTVDLHGTAWRLAIACAQDHMENP; encoded by the coding sequence ATGAAAGTGAAACACGTGGTCTATTCTTTGTTGTTTGCCTCATTGGTCTTTCTTGTTCCGGTGGGGAATTCGCCCGCCCAGAACCCGACCCCTTTGAAGGTCGTGCTCGTGTTCGATATCGGTGGAAGAGGCGACGGCGGATTCAACGATGCCGCCCACAGAGGCCTAGAAAAAGCGGTTGCCGAACTGGGGGTCGAGGCCGTTTACGTGGATCAGGAGCGGAGGCTGGACCGCGACCATGCCGTCGATGCGGCCGCGGCTTCCGATGTGGACCTGATCATCGGCGTCGGCTTCGCCTTCTCGGAGAAGCTGAATCAGCTCGCCCTGAAATTCCCCCGCAAGACATTCGTCTGTGTGGACTACAGCATGAGGCGCGACGACAAGGGGCGCCCCATGCCGCTGCCTCCCAATCTCGCCGGGCTTGTCTTCAGGGAGGAGGAAGGATCCTATCTCGTCGGGGCTGTCGCGGCCCTCACGAGCAAGACCGGGACCATCGGTTTTATCGGCGGGATGGATAACGCGATCATCCGGAGATTCCAGGCAGGGTACCTGGCCGGCGCACGCGCCGGCCGCCCGGATATCCTCGTGCTGTCGAAATATGCCGGGATAACCGGTGCAGCCTTCAATGATCCTGACAAAGGATACCAGATCGCCCACCGCATGTACCAGGAAGGGGCGGACATCATCTACCACGCATCGGGCGGTACCGGTGCCGGACTTTTCCGGGCGGCGAAGGAGACGAACCGGCTGGCGATCGGCGTAGACGTCGACCAGAGCGCTCAGGCGCCCGGTCTGGTGTTGACCAGCATGCTCAAACACATCGATGTCGCGGTGTTCGAAAGCGTCAAGGCCCGTGCGGAGGGGCGTTTCTCCGGAGGGCTCAAGACCTTCGGACTGAAGGAGAAAGGCGTTGGATTCGTTTATGACGACCAGAACCAAAAACTGATCCCCTCCGAAGCCTATCACACCGCTCTCTCCCTGCAGCAAAGGATCGTCACGGGTGAATTGACGGTTCCCGACTCGACCGATGAAAGGCTGCTCCTGTCCCGGGAAGAGCTGCAGGAACTCCTGGTGCAGTTGCAGTCGGAGGTGACGGACGCGTTGGAAAAAATCGACGGTGATCTGATGCAGAGCGCAAAGGCGCTCGCCGGAGAGGACCTGACGGGTGATGCTGCCCGGGGCGTGCTTCGAAAGGTCTACGCCGATAACCCTTACATCATCGACTGCGAAACAGTCAGCCCTGAAGGGATCATGGTGGCCGTCGAACCCCCGGGGCACAGGGCATCCGAGGGCAGCGACATCAGCGCTCAGACCCACATGGTCAGACTGTTCAAGACGCACGAACCGGTCTTGAGCGATTCATTCCGCTCCGTCGAAGGCCCGCAGGCGGCTGTCATCCACCATCCCGTATTTGCTTTCGACCTACGGTTCATGGGTTCCGTCTCGGCGCTTTTTGCGCCGGAATACCTCTTGTCCGGCATCATCGGACCGGTCTCTTCCAACCTGCCGGTCGACATCTTCCTGATGCAGACCGACGGTCTGATCATCTACGATGTGGATGCGGCACAAATCGGACGGAACCTCTTTACGGATGCGCTGTACCAACCCTTTCCCGAACTGGTTGCACTCGGTGAAAAAATCGCTTCCACCCCTGATGGTGAGGGTGTTTACAGCTTTTATCTGAAAGAAGGGAAAATTCCCGTAAAAAAGACGGCCTTTTGGCGGACCGTCGACCTGCACGGCACCGCATGGCGCCTTGCCATCGCCTGCGCGCAAGACCATATGGAGAACCCGTAA